The following are encoded in a window of Amaranthus tricolor cultivar Red isolate AtriRed21 chromosome 2, ASM2621246v1, whole genome shotgun sequence genomic DNA:
- the LOC130806340 gene encoding uncharacterized protein LOC130806340, translated as MLLSPGHSPRHLSSPSPSLSSAADNAPSSSQLKPPKKSPKVLDEDSYVAAIEKIIERDFFPDIPKLRDRLDWLEAVKTRDPVQIRDAQLKILERHRGSNFNPNEGKIKTPGSTFFRNSVTPCEFERTPSVIDANSSNAGNHGETSGVGVDVSLSLDQFFRRYTSEDNDSFNQIIEKVNRKRKERYDYLLEGEKSDKIEDVKRDRITDGYGTSDQPTSTLEGWNYSAKNLLMYHPADRGEAPLTEEERAARLKGLTKEIDRYNTRFHGKMLDSGPKDEGEIEVLYTTLAGGTPVISGRDRDQTKKYDLEDLRKTPNQFYVESEKKASNGYSFVKTPSPAPGVDESPFITWGEIEGTPLRLEQEDTPLDIGGSGEGAHFKIPLPPSRDLKAHSLSREAARKLKQRSRMYEKPPLPSPMRSGSASPSVRNFSPAAQKFMRNAMAKSSSSVDESLRASYRGNSPGLGTPKSGRSVSRLARDTTFDSRSPSVREGSNLP; from the coding sequence ATGCTTCTTTCTCCAGGACATTCACCTCGTCATCTCTCTTCTCCatctccttctctctcctctGCTGCCGATAATGCTCCATCTTCTTCTCAACTAAAACCCCCCAAAAAATCACCCAAAGTTCTCGACGAAGATAGCTATGTCGCTGCAATCGAAAAAATTATCGAACGTGACTTCTTCCCTGATATTCCGAAGCTTCGCGATCGTCTTGATTGGCTTGAAGCTGTCAAAACTAGAGATCCTGTTCAGATTCGCGATGCGCAATTGAAGATTCTTGAACGTCATCGTGGTTCAAATTTCAATCCTAATGAAGGTAAAATTAAAACTCCTGGGTCAACGTTTTTTCGCAATTCTGTTACTCCTTGTGAATTTGAGCGAACACCTTCTGTAATTGATGCGAATTCGAGTAATGCTGGGAATCATGGGGAAACTTCTGGGGTAGGTGTTGATGTTTCTTTGAGTTTGGATCAGTTTTTTAGGAGGTATACTAGTGAAGATAATGACagttttaatcaaattattgaAAAAGTTAATAGGAAGAGGAAAGAACGATATGATTATTTGCTGGAAGGTGAAAAATCTGATAAGATTGAGGATGTTAAGAGGGATAGGATTACTGATGGGTATGGAACATCAGATCAGCCAACAAGTACTTTGGAAGGATGGAATTATTCTGCTAAGAATTTGCTTATGTACCATCCTGCTGATAGGGGGGAAGCGCCATTGACAGAGGAAGAGAGGGCGGCGAGGTTGAAGGGTTTGACAAAGGAGATTGATCGTTATAATACTCGGTTTCATGGGAAAATGTTGGATTCTGGACCGAAAGACGAGGGTGAGATTGAGGTTCTTTATACTACTTTGGCAGGGGGTACGCCTGTGATTTCTGGTAGGGATAGGGATCAGACTAAGAAGTATGATTTGGAGGATTTGAGGAAGACTCCGAATCAGTTTTACGTGGAGTCAGAAAAAAAGGCTAGCAATGGTTATAGCTTTGTGAAGACACCGTCACCTGCTCCAGGGGTGGATGAATCACCGTTTATTACTTGGGGTGAAATTGAAGGCACTCCTTTAAGATTAGAGCAGGAGGACACACCGCTTGATATTGGAGGTAGTGGTGAGGGTGCACACTTTAAGATTCCATTGCCGCCTTCTAGAGATTTAAAGGCTCATTCTTTGTCAAGAGAGGCTGCTCGTAAGTTGAAGCAACGGTCAAGGATGTATGAGAAACCACCATTGCCTTCACCCATGAGGAGTGGAAGTGCTAGCCCTAGTGTAAGGAATTTTTCTCCTGCTGCTCAAAAGTTTATGAGGAACGCAATGGCTAAGTCATCTTCTTCTGTTGATGAATCTCTGCGTGCTAGTTATCGAGGCAACAGCCCTGGCCTGGGTACTCCTAAATCAGGAAGGAGTGTGTCTAGGCTTGCAAGAGATACAACCTTTGATTCTAGGTCTCCTTCTGTGAGAGAGGGTTCTAATCTTCCTTGA
- the LOC130806347 gene encoding uncharacterized protein LOC130806347 — MSCRQERSWMYNRQKNGKFSLRFMRGLEEFLDFAHSQSMSSEIRCPCKKCKNCCFKEADEIREHLMRRGFVENYYEWEYHQNTEIGTTSDVAAEVGEQSSNNPNPYAQMVHDAAASVFPGNYHHFFPSQFNVESVDNEPPVHVDENPNPDNKAVSARNSSNRRGGKDRAEATHIGGSIPHAKTMRDLEQSKGQRPTPYEIFTRTHGVFDNDTGDCSQWTNTKSQKVNDEYRSLMEEHPTRDPSKVWLDAIKNVESGSNKKNKKSKEVFGVGSASQIIYPPEPTDIPSSQPAQPDYDAIIQQRFADFEARQMEFNNQLWEAIRRGNAQTAYEYHQRMTEQIAREREQFMKFLESHFNLNQPPPPPPQ; from the exons atgagttgtaggcaagaaagaagttggatgtacaaccgacaaaaaaatggaaagtttagtttaagatttatgagagggttggaagagtttttagattttgctcattcacaaagcatgagttctgagattagatgtccttgtaaaaagtgtaaaaattgttgttttaaggAAGCAGATGAAATAAgggaacatctaatgagaagggggtttgttgaaaattactatgagtgggaatatcatcagaacacagagataggaacaacatctgatgttgcagcggaagtcggagagcaatcgtcaaacaatccaaatccatacgcacagatggtgcatgatgcagcAGCAAGTGTGTTTCCAGGCAATTACCATCACTTTTTTCCCTCACAGTTTAATGTAGagtcagtagataatgaaccaccggtacacgttgacgaaAATCCAAACCCAGATAATAAAGCCGTTTCGGCTAGAAATTCCTCCAACAGACGTGGAGGAAAAGACAGAGCTGAAGCCACCCATATAGGTGGCTCAATCCCGCACGCAAAAACAATGCGGGATTTG gAACAATCAAAAGGTCAAAGACCCACGCCCTACGAAATATTTACACGAACGCATGGGGTCTTTGACAATGACACAGGAGATTGTTCCCAATGGACAAATACtaagtcacaaaaagttaat GATGAATATCGTTCTTTGATGGAGGAGCATCCAACTCGCGACCCAAGTAAAGTTTGGTTGGATGCAATAAAAAACGTAGAAAGCgggtcaaataaaaaaaacaaaaaaagcaaagagGTTTTTGGGGTTGGGTCCGCCTCTCAGATTATTTATCCTCCCGAGCCAACGGATATTCCGTCTTCTCAgcctgcacaacctgattatgaCGCCATTATACAACAAAGGTTTGCAGATTTCGAAGCCCGGCAAATGgagtttaataatcaattatgggaagcGATACGAAGAGGAAATGCTCAGACAGCCTATGAGTATCATCAAAGGATGACTGAGCAAATAGCAAGAGAACGAGAACAATTTATGAAATTCCTCGAATCGCATTTTAATTTGaatcaaccccctcctccacctcctcaatga